The DNA sequence CAACAATCTCTCCGGATCGCGCCAGCTTCCCGGCTCCCTACCTGCGTCAATACGCCATATGGACAACAGCGACACATCCTGGTTCCACACGTGCGAGCTGGATCTATCACCCAACCAGCTCCCCAGCCATTTTTCAGCCGGAATTTCCAAATGAATGCCCGTATTGGTAAAATCCTTGCCAGGACTCAACCGATCCGTTCGAGATATCCAGAACCCCACAGTCGTGTCGTCCCAATGGCGCATTACCGAAACCTTACCTCCCACATCCGTGTCGATGAAACGTCCATAGTCCACCTGCAAATCCAAATCTATATCGGGAAAACTGTATCCCCCTTGAAGCCAGGCTATCGTCCTCCAGGGATCGGCGTTTGGATTGTCGCGCCCCCCCCAATCATAATCAATTTGACCTTCAGCCAAACTGGCAAAAGCAAAAGGATCTCGATCACGAACTACACCCAGACGTACACCGCTCCACCAGCGACCGTTTCGCCCGTAAATCCTCCCCCACAGATTAAGGCCAAACCAATTTTCGTCCAGCCAACCGACCTCGCCTAACGCCCATAAACTGAGGCCGTCTTCATTTTTCGAGTCACTCTTCTTCAAGTTACTCAAGTAGCTGACAACCGCCTGATGAACGCGTGGATCTTCGTTCATATCCGGTTCCCACCAAATGTCCACGTCGCTGAAAAAGGGAACCCTTACATCAGCCACACCACCCCAACCTTTCGAAGAGCGGTTTTCATAGATAAAATCAACACTCCAGCGGTTCTGATAATCATCATCCAGGGTCTGGTCGATACGGGGTTCGTATACAATCATTGCCTTTAGGTCATGTTGAGCCCGCTCTTGCAAAAACCGTTCACTGCGAAAAAGCCATTTTTCCTGATTTTCACCCTTTTTTATATCGAAAAAATCCCTATCCGCCCAGGTGAAAATGGCGGATTCTAGAAGATTTTCCCCTCCCAGATCTCGAACTCGGAGTCCAAAAAGGAGATCGCCTGGAAACTCGGCGCAAATCACCGGCACGCCCCGGACCCGAGGAATCATGAAGACCGCCTCCAAATGTGGAGACAGAGCCGCCGTCACCACCAATACCCGCACCATAGCCTCCGCTTGAGAAGCATGGCCGTAATTTTCATAGGCCACAAAAACCTTCCTGTCGGCCACAGCCACCTCTACATCCCGAACCCGGACAAAGTCCGCCAGGCCCTCGATAATATCCTGGCCCAGTTTCGCGGGGTCCACGTCCTTCCACTGAGGGATGCGTCCGATACCTGGCGCGTCGTAGGCTTTCCCTTTGTCTCGATTTCCAAACAACAGAGGGCCCCTTAGATCGAAACGCTGAGAAAGAGAAATCGCGAATTCTTCGCCCCTCTGCCAACTGAACGCGCCTTCCATACCCCAGGGTGCACTCAAAACAAGCCCCACATTGTATTTTGCGTCAGCCTGTTCAGGATGGGTTTTGTGCCCGCTCGCCTGATCCAACGTGTAATCCATAGGGCTATATTCCGCTTTCAGGGTCAACCAATTCGCAATATCCCAAGAAAACCCACCGAAAAAACCATTCATTCTATCCGTGCCATACCCCATGGACACGGCCCAAGAACCGAAACGCCACGTGGCTACCCCGTACCAGGCTTTCATCAGTTCCGTCCCCATAACATCGGTAACCCCAAAAGCCAGAGAGGGCAGGTAGCCCTCGCGAGAACGATACAACATCGCCTTCAGGTCCAGAGCCTTGTCCATGTAATGCCGTCCTTGACCTTGCACGTTGATCGCGCCACTCGGCGCGACGTATACGTTCTCGAAGGTGGTCAAGCGCGCGTTGATCTCCAGCCAGGGCAACCAGGATAAATCGACGTAGTAAAAATCGTAGGGAAAAGCGTGGGTGTAACCAAAACGACCGGCGCCATCCGTGGACATCTCCGCCGTGGGGTATTCCCACAAGCCCACAAAGCCGGGATTGGCCGCCGTCTCTCCTCCTTCACAGACCCCTTGTAAAAAGATCAAAAAAACTGCTATGCAACAAAAAAGGATCTTGCGCACTTTTCCCACCTATTTCACCCTTGGCGTTTGACAAAATGAAACGGACCTCCATTTCACCTTGACAGCTACATTTTGGTCCGTCTTCAACATCTCTGCTATAGGAATCCCTCAGTGGGACGCCAATGGCTTAACTGGTAACTATACTCCCTGCTTTCTCAGAAGGAGGCCACCGGCTACCGCGAACAACGCGAACAAACCCAAACCTGCGTCGCAACCGCCACCGCTGCTGGCCCTCGTATTAACCGGATCCGTCGGCTCCTCCACTACCTCTTCTGCCCTTGCCAGTATCGGCTCTATCTGGACGCTACCATTCTTCTCACCATCCAGATCATAGAGGCCACCGTCCTCCACGTGCACTACGAGATTGGCGTCATCCGCACCACTGAGGGCTGGAAGTACGTCGCCACTGTTGCTGAGAAAGGTGAATTGTTTCTCTCCCACATCTGTCGAGGCCACATATGTAAATTCCGTTACCGCCGATTCGTCGTCAAGCGCTTTAATGGCTTTGATGGCTGTAGCGTCCCCCGAAGTAACAGCAACATAGTTTCTCAAAATAAGAACAATGCTCTGGTCGATAGTGACCGTCGTCGCAGGCGTAGTAGACGTGGTGTTAGTTTTGGTCAAACCAGACACAAGCGAGCTCTGAGTCATGCTAGTAACAGCATTCACGCTACCACCTACAGTAGTAGTTTGAGTAGTCAGAGACGAAAGAATGACCGTACTGACGACAGACGTAGAAGTAGTCACCGAGCTATAAACAGTATAAACTAGTTCTTGCGCCGTCGTTGTCGTTATCGTCGTCGAGCTCACCGTCGCGGCAACGCTGTTTTGTACCACTGTCGATATATTCGTCATCACTTGTGTCGAAGTTTCCACCGACGTCACCACAGTAGGAGTAGGAATCACCAGATCGACATCGTCCGAAATCGGAACCGTATGCCCACCCGTAGCCGCGTAAGCAGCGCTGCTCACTCCCACCAACGCAACAACCAACAAGAGCCACAATACTTTCTTCATTATGCTGCCTCCTTCTATCCCTCGATCTACGCTATTTTCTGAATTCTTTTCAGCCAGCAAAATCACAAAAATCCCCCCGTCACGCCTAATTCTTCCCCTTGATTTCGTTTCCACTCTTCAACTCCGACCCTGGCATCACATCCTCGACTTGATTACACCTTGCAGACAACATACGCTTCGAATCTCCTCCACTACGCTTTTTCTAGAAAACAGAAAATATATATCTCAGACATATAAGCAAAAATACCCTATTGAACTCTTAATGTCAATACCTGGCTAGCTCAGTACAAACATCTCACTCATTCCAACATCGCTTTATCGGCTATTTTTAATAGAAAAAAACATAGAAAAAACGTTGGTGACAATACTTTCTTATAAATATAACCTAACCGCCAATGCAGAGTTTTTCGACTTGTTCACGAGATAAATCAGCGAATCAAGCAACCTCGTCGATAGTCAGCCCGCCGTTTAACAGATTCTTCGCAACCTTGATTTTGCCTTAGAGTATCCCTTCGAGTTTTCCTTTAAGCTTTCCTTCTTCAGAAGGAAACGATCTGGTTGTGTTCCAGATCCATCTGAAATTTTCGCCTCGCGCGGAAGCTCGCTCGCTCGTCCGCGTCCCGGCTAATGCTTGTCAGAAGGTCGTATGCCATCTTGATCTCCCCCTTCGCGCCTATCACTTTATCCAACAATTCCCTATACCGCGGTTTATTCGCGTAGGCCAGAAAGAACGCCCACATCTCAGCGCTTGTCATTTCATTGACAGGTTTTTCCAACACACGCTTTAGTTTCGACAGCTCCACAAACAGGATATTCACCGCGTCTAGCAGTTCTTCGCCCTCCGCGTTTCGGAAACTAAAACAGTTGAAACAACTTTCGCGTTCCGCAAAAACCGTGTAACCACAGAACGTGATTTGATACGTTCGCGCTAATTTTCCATACGGGACACCGGATCCCTTTTGGGTGGAGTGCAGGTTGCACGCGTTAAAAATCACCCGGTTTCTGATGTTCTTGTGCGCGTTTGCCAGTTTATCGCCCTCCATGGGGTCTGCCTGCATTTCGACCTCGACTTGATCCCCGCCGTCAATCTCGCAACTCACATCGAATCGTTCCCGCTTTTCCCAGACGGCGCTAATGGGAAGTTCGGTGTTCCTCACCGTCACTTCTGTCACGGGCAAACCAATGTTGGAGGCAATAACATCCAGAAGACAGGCCTTGGCGTCTGGATGGGTCAACAGGGTTTTAAACACTCCATCGTCCGACGGAGGAAGAATTTCAGGAACTTCAACGTCAATAAGTTCTTTACGCATGGTATTTTCCCCTCCCTCACAGCTATTATACAGGATTTGACATACTCCCACGACTCAAGTCGTGTGGTTCTAAGATCGACAAAGACAGCCAACCGAAGTGGGTCTTACGTCTTCTCCCTTAAGAATCGATGCCCCGACTCTGCGGATATTCAGCGCCGCATTAATATCGCAATCATGAAAGAAGTCTAACATGAATTTAGAGACACGACAAGAAACAAAAACGAACACCGCTCGTTGGCGGCGTTGTGATTCTCATCCAACGGCTCAACGGCTCAACGGCTAAAGCCCTTGGCTTTCTCATCGCTTTATCGTAAAATGACAATCACGTCCCCGCGCTCTCGTTTCGCGTCAACGTCAAACGTCCGCTAAGGAACGCCCCGTTTTCAGCTCTACCTCCAGAGGGACGTTTAAGGAAACCACCGATGTCATGACCTGGGCCAAAGCCTCCCCTACCTCGCCCGCGCGGCCTGCTGGACATTCGCAGACCAGGGAGTCGTGAATCTGCAAAAAGAGTCGAACCTCCTTGTCTCCCGCGAAACGTTGGTCGAAATCAATCATCGCCTTGCGCGCGATATCCGCGGCCGTTCCTTGGATAGGCGTGTTAACAGCGACACGTTTCAATCCGTTCTTGTCCCCGTTTTTGTCCCGAACCCCCTCCATCGCCTCGTTGATAGGGCGGATACGGCCGAAGAGCGTTTGAGTGTGTCCCCGGACCTGGGCTGCGGCGGCGCTCTCCTCCAGGTATCGCGCGACGCCGGGCAGCGCGGCGAAATAACGAGCAATGATGCCCTTGGCCTCGCCCCGGGCAATACCCAATCGATCCGCGAGGCCGAAAGCGCTCATGCCATAGAGCAGACCGAAGTTAATCATTTTCGCCACGCGCCGAAGTTCAGGCGTAACGTCCTCTGGAGGGGTAGCGAACACCCAGGACGCCGTCTCCCGATGAATGTCGCGGCCTCCTTTGCGAAAGACCTCCTGTAGTCGCTCTTCTCCCGAAAAATGGGCCAATACACGCAATTCAACCTGGGAGTAATCCGCGGCCACAAAAACTCGGTCTGGAGACTCCGGAATCAATCCCTCTTTGAGCCGGCGTGACCAGTTCCCGAACGCCGGCAGGTTTTGCAGGTTGGGGTCCCGGCTGCTCAAACGCCCCGTCCCCGTAAAAGCTGCCTCGAAGGTGGTACGCACCACACCGCCCCCCAGGTTCGCCGCCTTTTGCAGGGGCACGACGAACCCGCTCAACATTTTGGACAACTCCCGATGCTCCAGCATCAGACGAGGAACCTGGGAATAAGGCAGCCCCAGTTCCGCCAGGTCTTCTAACACTGAGGCGCTGGTGGAAAAACCCGTTTTCCCCTTGGTCTTCGCGCCACGAGGAAGCTCCAATCGCTCGAACAAAAGCCACGCCACCTGTTTGGGCGAGTTGAGATTGATCTCCTCCCCCGCCGCCGCGCCGATTTCATTCTCGATGGCAGCGCGACGCCCCTCTAACTCTCGTTGAAGCTCCATAAAAATCTTGGGGAAAAGCCGTATTCCCCCCCGCTCCATCTCTACCAACACGGGGATGAGAGGCAGGTCAATCCGCTCCATCAACTCGAAAAGACCTTCATGGCGTCGGATCTCCCTGTTCAAATCTCGAGCCGCGCGCCAGAGAAGGGGCGCTTTCGGGATTTCTGGAGATTCCGGGAATACTTGGGGATAGAGATCTTTCAGCGCGTGGGAGGGCTTATCGGGGTGAAGCAGGTAGTGGGCGGTCTTCAAATCCCAAATCTCACACGACTCGAACTGCCGCGGCCCCAGGCAGGCGGCCAATTCTTTGTAGTCGTTCACAAAAAGTTTCTTGCCCGCGAGTCGCGCCCCAAAATCGCTCCCCAGTTCGAGCCCCTGAACCAGAGCATAATGGCCCTGGGCATCGGCCAGCTGCAGTTCCACAGCTCCTGGGTCAGGAGGATATTTCCCCGAATGTGACAACAGAACCGCCAGCTCCACCGCGTTGAGCAGACTTTTAAAATCTACTTTCTCTAAAGGCATTTCCTCGACACTTTCGACTCTCGTCTTTTCGATCCCTCTGGCTTCCCCAAACTCCTTCTTGTTAGGTTCCGTTTTTTCAGACGCCTCCTCGGAAAAGCCTAGAGTCCGTTCGGAGAGTTTCTGCAGTTTATCCAATAACTTTGCCAGCCCCAGGCGCTTGCAAAGGACCAATGCGTCCTCCAGGTTAGGCGGGCTTTTTGGCGCAACGCGGGACATGGGAAGATCCAGCTTCAGACGGATCAGCTCCCGGCTTTGGAAAGCGCTCTCTTTTCCCGCCGCCAGTTTTTTGTCCACAGCCGACTTGGGCGCGACTTCCAAAGACTCGAAAAGCCTTTCAAGGGTATGGGACTCCCCTATCAACCGAAGGGCGCTCTTCTCCCCAATGCCCGGAACGCCCGGTACGTTGTCCGAGGCATCGCCCCGCAGAGCTAGATACTCAGGCATTGAAGAGGGCGGAAACCCGAACTCTTCCGTAAAGACCATCTCATCGTAGGTCTTCAGCGTCGTGATGCTCTTTTGGGGACGCAGGATTCTGACACCAGGGCCCAGTACCTGAAACAAATCCTTGTCCGAAGTGACGATGACCGCCTCCTGACCGTCCCGAGCGACAGCTAGAGCCATAGACGCAATGACGTCATCGGCCTCTACACCGGACTCCATGACGACAGAGTAGCCCAGTAAGGTCAGCAGTTTCTTCAGCAGGGGAACCTGGGGCTTGAACTCCTCAGGGGTTGGTTTGCGCTGGGCTTTGTAATCTTTATAAAGCTCATGGCGAAAGGTAGGCCCCGGCGCGTCGAAAACCACAACACAGGCGTAAGGGGTCACGTCATTTTCCACCTTTGTCAGCATATTGATGAAGCCCAGGATCGCGTTTGTCGGCGTTCCATCCGGTGCGTTTAAGATAGGTACAGCATAAAAGGCACGAAAAGCAAGACCGTGCCCATCGACGATCAGTATTTTATTGTTCATTTTCAATTCTTCTCTCATTCTCCCATTCTCCGCATTCGTAATGATAATACTCCCCGTCGGGAAAGCTCAACGTCAGCGTTACCTCATCTGGCGTCTTTTTTGTCGTTTCCCAGTAAATGATCCTCGCGTTCGGGAATTTTATCGATATCGCACTTCCAAATTGCACTTCCATATTGCACTTCCAACTCTCGATATTGCACTTCCAACTCTCGATAACAAGTTCTGTTTCTCTGAGCTTAAACGTTTCGTTAGGTTATAATAACGCATTATCGCGACTCGGCAAACCGGCGGAAGCATGCCACGCAATAAGCATGCCACGCAATTAAAGAAGAGCGACAGAAGAGCGATAGAAAAGCGATAGAAGAGCGGCAAGGGAGGACAAAAAATGGAGACACGTGTACGCTTTGCCCCGAGCCCCACGGGCGCGTTGCATATCGGGGGTGGGCACACCGCGCTTTTTAACTGGCTGTGGGCGCGGCACACGAAGGGCAAGTTCGTCCTTCGCATAGAGGACACGGACAGAGAGCGCTCCACCCAAGAATACGAAGAAACCATCATGTCCGGTATGAAATGGTTGGGGTTGGATTGGGACGAAGGGCCGGACCGCGGCGGCTCTTATGGTCCCTATCGTCAATCCCAAAGGATGGAGCTTTACCGAGAAAACGCGGAGAAGCTGGTAGAAGAAGGGCAGGCTTATGGGGAAAACGGCGCGATCCTCTTCAAAGTCATGCCCAACGTGGAACTTTCCTTTGACGACGTGGTCTACGGGCGCATCGAGACCTTTAGCGACGGCTTGCGGGAAAGGGAGTCAGAAAAACTCAAGGATATCGTCTTGATCAAGGGAGATGGTATGCCTACCTATAATTACGCCGTCGTTATCGATGATCATTTCATGAAAATAACCCACGTCATCCGCGGTGAGGACCACATCTCGAACACGCCAAAACAACTTTTGCTCTACAAGGCTTTCGGGTGGGAACCTCCTCTTTTTGCGCACCTGCCGATGATTCTGGGCAAGGACAAAAAGAAACTGAGCAAACGACATGGAGCCACCAGCGTCTACGAATATCGGGATATGGGCTACATGCCGGATTCCGTTTTCAACTTCTTGGCCAACCTGGGTTGGTCCGCCGGCGACGACGCCAACGGCGTCGCAAGAGAAATTTTTGACCGTAAGGAGGCGGCGGAGCTCTTCGAGCTTTCCCGCGTGACGCGCAAGCCCGCCGTCTTCGACCCCGACAAGCTGAATTACATCAACCAAGAACATTTGAAACGTATGAACCCTACAGCGAGACTCGAATTGATAAAGCCTTTCTGGAAAGAGAGGGGTTTGCCCGTCGAAAGCCACGACGACACCTACTTGGCCGAGGCCCTCACCTCAATGGGAGGACGCGGACAAACCGCCAAAGAACTGGCTGGGTTCTCAGACTATTACGTATCCTTCGAGCCTGTAAAGGAACGTTGGAAGCCCGACGAGATTTCGGATGAACTGCGCGAAAGACTGAGGGAGTTTTTCGCCGCCCTTCTGGGCGAGCCCGACTGGACTTCGGAGCGCCTGGAAGCTCGCGCTAGGACCTGGGTGGAGGAGAAGGGCGTCAAAATGAAGGACTACGCCATGACCTTGAGACTCGCTTTGACGGGAATGAAGGTCAGTCCCGGCGTCTTCGAGGTAGCGCTTCTACTGGGCCGTGACGAAGTCGAACGCAGGCTATCGTTTTACGGGTTGGCGTGATTAATACTTATTAATACTTATTAATAGTTATTGATCGTTGGCGTGATAATTGGTGTGATTGATAAACGTATATCGGGAGGTCGCGATGTCTAAAGAAAACGCGGGCGTTGGTAACAAAGTGCGGTACGACGAATCTATTCTGACCGATTATGACGTTTTTCTCTTCAAACAAGGGACGCACTATACCCTGTACGAGAAACTAGGAGCCCACAAGATTACCTCTAAAGACGGGGTAGAGGGCGTTTGTTTCGCGGTCTGGGCCCCCAACGCGCAATCAGTGAGCGTCGTCGGCGACTTCAACGGGTGGAACCCCACCGCTCACCCCTTGACCATTCGCGGGGAT is a window from the Synergistaceae bacterium genome containing:
- a CDS encoding Rpn family recombination-promoting nuclease/putative transposase — translated: MRKELIDVEVPEILPPSDDGVFKTLLTHPDAKACLLDVIASNIGLPVTEVTVRNTELPISAVWEKRERFDVSCEIDGGDQVEVEMQADPMEGDKLANAHKNIRNRVIFNACNLHSTQKGSGVPYGKLARTYQITFCGYTVFAERESCFNCFSFRNAEGEELLDAVNILFVELSKLKRVLEKPVNEMTSAEMWAFFLAYANKPRYRELLDKVIGAKGEIKMAYDLLTSISRDADERASFRARRKFQMDLEHNQIVSF
- the gltX gene encoding glutamate--tRNA ligase, giving the protein METRVRFAPSPTGALHIGGGHTALFNWLWARHTKGKFVLRIEDTDRERSTQEYEETIMSGMKWLGLDWDEGPDRGGSYGPYRQSQRMELYRENAEKLVEEGQAYGENGAILFKVMPNVELSFDDVVYGRIETFSDGLRERESEKLKDIVLIKGDGMPTYNYAVVIDDHFMKITHVIRGEDHISNTPKQLLLYKAFGWEPPLFAHLPMILGKDKKKLSKRHGATSVYEYRDMGYMPDSVFNFLANLGWSAGDDANGVAREIFDRKEAAELFELSRVTRKPAVFDPDKLNYINQEHLKRMNPTARLELIKPFWKERGLPVESHDDTYLAEALTSMGGRGQTAKELAGFSDYYVSFEPVKERWKPDEISDELRERLREFFAALLGEPDWTSERLEARARTWVEEKGVKMKDYAMTLRLALTGMKVSPGVFEVALLLGRDEVERRLSFYGLA
- the polA gene encoding DNA polymerase I yields the protein MNNKILIVDGHGLAFRAFYAVPILNAPDGTPTNAILGFINMLTKVENDVTPYACVVVFDAPGPTFRHELYKDYKAQRKPTPEEFKPQVPLLKKLLTLLGYSVVMESGVEADDVIASMALAVARDGQEAVIVTSDKDLFQVLGPGVRILRPQKSITTLKTYDEMVFTEEFGFPPSSMPEYLALRGDASDNVPGVPGIGEKSALRLIGESHTLERLFESLEVAPKSAVDKKLAAGKESAFQSRELIRLKLDLPMSRVAPKSPPNLEDALVLCKRLGLAKLLDKLQKLSERTLGFSEEASEKTEPNKKEFGEARGIEKTRVESVEEMPLEKVDFKSLLNAVELAVLLSHSGKYPPDPGAVELQLADAQGHYALVQGLELGSDFGARLAGKKLFVNDYKELAACLGPRQFESCEIWDLKTAHYLLHPDKPSHALKDLYPQVFPESPEIPKAPLLWRAARDLNREIRRHEGLFELMERIDLPLIPVLVEMERGGIRLFPKIFMELQRELEGRRAAIENEIGAAAGEEINLNSPKQVAWLLFERLELPRGAKTKGKTGFSTSASVLEDLAELGLPYSQVPRLMLEHRELSKMLSGFVVPLQKAANLGGGVVRTTFEAAFTGTGRLSSRDPNLQNLPAFGNWSRRLKEGLIPESPDRVFVAADYSQVELRVLAHFSGEERLQEVFRKGGRDIHRETASWVFATPPEDVTPELRRVAKMINFGLLYGMSAFGLADRLGIARGEAKGIIARYFAALPGVARYLEESAAAAQVRGHTQTLFGRIRPINEAMEGVRDKNGDKNGLKRVAVNTPIQGTAADIARKAMIDFDQRFAGDKEVRLFLQIHDSLVCECPAGRAGEVGEALAQVMTSVVSLNVPLEVELKTGRSLADV
- a CDS encoding YjbH domain-containing protein, which codes for MIFLQGVCEGGETAANPGFVGLWEYPTAEMSTDGAGRFGYTHAFPYDFYYVDLSWLPWLEINARLTTFENVYVAPSGAINVQGQGRHYMDKALDLKAMLYRSREGYLPSLAFGVTDVMGTELMKAWYGVATWRFGSWAVSMGYGTDRMNGFFGGFSWDIANWLTLKAEYSPMDYTLDQASGHKTHPEQADAKYNVGLVLSAPWGMEGAFSWQRGEEFAISLSQRFDLRGPLLFGNRDKGKAYDAPGIGRIPQWKDVDPAKLGQDIIEGLADFVRVRDVEVAVADRKVFVAYENYGHASQAEAMVRVLVVTAALSPHLEAVFMIPRVRGVPVICAEFPGDLLFGLRVRDLGGENLLESAIFTWADRDFFDIKKGENQEKWLFRSERFLQERAQHDLKAMIVYEPRIDQTLDDDYQNRWSVDFIYENRSSKGWGGVADVRVPFFSDVDIWWEPDMNEDPRVHQAVVSYLSNLKKSDSKNEDGLSLWALGEVGWLDENWFGLNLWGRIYGRNGRWWSGVRLGVVRDRDPFAFASLAEGQIDYDWGGRDNPNADPWRTIAWLQGGYSFPDIDLDLQVDYGRFIDTDVGGKVSVMRHWDDTTVGFWISRTDRLSPGKDFTNTGIHLEIPAEKWLGSWLGDRSSSHVWNQDVSLLSIWRIDAGREPGSWRDPERLLSQLRPMELKKNVGKLLEEYCSFEAAETAKPQIQSLFDFFR